The DNA segment TCGGCGAAGCCGGGCGCAAACCGCTCGACCGCGATGAGTTGCTACGATTGCAACAGATCGTCATCGGTGATGCCCGGTTCATCAAGCTGGGTTTTCGCGACGAGGGCGGTTTTGTTGGCGAGCATGACCGCGAAACACGGATGCCGTTGCCTGATCACATAAGTGCCCGACATGAAGATCTTCCGTCCCTGACCGATGGGATGATCGCGTTTGATCAGGGCGCGTCTCGGCACTCCGACCCGATCGTGTCCGCTGCAATCCTTGCATTCGGTTTTGTCTACATCCACCCGTTTGAGGACGGCAATGGCCGACTGCACCGCTACCTGATCCATCATGTTCTGGCGGAACGCGGTTTCAACCCGCCAGGGGTTGTCTTCCCGGTGTCCGCCGCGATCTTTGAGCGCATAGATGAGTATAGAACGGTCCTTGAGAGCTATTCCGCACGGCTGCTACCGTTGATCGAGTGGGAGCCGACGGAGAAATTCAACGTTCAGGTCTTGAATGACACAGGCAATTTCTACCGCTTCTTCGACGCGACCCCACATGCAGAGTTTCTCTATTCATGCGTCCAAAAGACAATCGAAGAAGACCTGCCGTCCGAGACGGCGTTCCTGCGAAATTACGATGCGTTCCGCGGCCAGATCGAAGCCATTGTTGATATGCCTGCCCGCACCATTGATCTTTTGTTCCGCTTCCTCCAACAGAACGGCGGTACCCTGTCGCATCGTGCCAGAGCCATTGAGTTCAAGGCATTGACCGACGATGAAACGGCGCGGATTGAACGCGCATATGCTGAAACAATGATGGTGCCGCATTAAAGCGTTCCGGGAATGGCCCGGGCTTTAGGAAACTCAGGGGATTCCCACGTCAGCAGCTATGGGTCCAAATAGGGTGATTTGTGTAAAACCACTGTAGGGAGCTGAGACTTGGCTATGACCACCCGGCTCGCGCAATTTGAAGGCTGCGCAGGTGGCCAGAGCCCCTCAATCAGCGTCATTCCGAAGGTGTTATGGCGCAGAATTTATCGCCAAGAAAGTGCGCGCCTACGCAAATCAGAAGACAGAAGCCAAAATTGGGTCCGGGTTGCAGTCGATCTAACAAGGTCAGCCGAACACCATGACAAAGCCGTCAAGACCTGCATCAAGCACTTTCACGAATAACAAGCTTGCCCAGAAAATGGCGGAGCTGCTCGTTTTCGGCCGTTCCTTTCAGAACGTCGACCAATCCTTCTGCCATTGCCGAGAGGGGTTGGCGATATGTGGTCAATTTGTAATTCGCGCTATCGGCTTGAGGAATGTCATCAAACCCGATGACGGCGATATCTTCGGGGACGCGGAGCCCCAGTTTCGTGCGGATTGCATCAACGGCCCCAACGGCAAGCGCATCGTTTTCACAAACGATGATATCAACGTTATTCAACGCCGAGTGATCCGCAAAATAACCTACAACCTGATCATACGCCAACTGCGGATCGTAGCGGGTCACTGAAATAAAATCCGGCGTCGCGCCGAATGCCTCCTGCCAGCGTTTGAGAAATGTCTCCTTGCGCCCCAAATGTGCCGACGTTGACTGCGGACCCGCAAGAAAGAGCGGCTTTCGATAGCCTTTCTCTACGATGTAATCCGTGATTTCGTTCATTGCCGCACGGTCGTCACAGCAGATCGAAATCGTATCGGGGTTCTCGGAACTGCGTGCGAAGACGATCAACTTACGCACGCGGCGCGCCCCCAAGGCGGTCGCGAGGCTGCGATCCGTGAATTGTATGCCGATGAGAACCGCGGCATCTACACGCCTTTGACTGGCATTGAGCAATGCAGCAGAGGTGTCCTCTTCATCGAAGGTGTTCACCAGAAGCGTATCCAAGCCGTTTTTGCGCAGAACTCGGGTTAATCTTTCCAACATGACAAGTTTGTGCGGATTGGCGAAATCGTCGATCAACAGACAGACAAGATTGCTGCGATCGGAGGCGAGGCTTGAGGCCAGAAGATCGGGCACATAGCCTAACGTTTGCGCGGCCCCCATCACTTTTTCCCGACTTTTTCTTGAGATTGAGGCGTCTTTTTTAAAGGCGCGATTGACCGTCCAGCGCGATACGCCTGCCAGCTTTGCGACATCGTCTGCGGTCACTGTCTCGTCCGACTTCTGGTTTTCTATCTGGCTCATTCGGCCCTCCGTTCATCTGAGTGTATCGTGATGGGGTCGAAAAAGACAATGTGTTTGCACGCGCGTGCAATTTATTCTTGCACGCGCGTGCAGCTTGCCGTTATGACTCCATACATACCCAAGATTCGGGAAAGGGAGGATGTATGTTGAAGGTTGGACTTCTCGGTGCGGGACGGATTGCGACAGTGCACGCAAAAGCCATCACCGCACACCGCAAGAGCACACTGGTGGCGGTTTCGGACATGATTGCCGAAAACGCAAAACAGCTCGCAGCGAACTTTGGTTGCGAGGTGCGCACCACGGACGAAATCATCGGCGATCCAACGATTGACGCGGTGCTCATTGCGACATCGACCGATACGCATTCGGATTTGATTGAGCGCGCAACCGCTGCCGGCAAAGCGGTGCTGTGCGAAAAACCTGTTGATCTCAGCCTTGAGCGGGCCCGCGCCTGTCAAGCGGCAGTCGCTCAGTCTGGCCGACCAGTCATGATCGGCTTTAACCGCCGCTTTGATCCGAACTTCTCGGCCGTAAAAGCCGCGCTGGCTGGCGGTGAGATCGGCAAAGCAGAACTGTTGTCGATCACGTCGTTTGATCCATCCCCGCCACCAGTTTCTTATATCAAAGTGTCTGGCGGGTTGTTTCGTGACATGATGATCCATGATTTCGACATGGCAACCTTCATTATGGGGGAGGCACCTGTCAGCATTTCTGCCGTTGGCTCGTCTATCGTAGACCCCGAGATCGGGATTGCGGGTGACGTTGATACCGCAGTGGTGACGATGACATATGCCGACGGCAAAATTGCCGTGATCAAAAATTCGCGGCGCGCCGTTTATGGCTATGATCAACGTCTCGAACTGCTGGGCTCGGAAGGGCTGCTTCAGGCGCAAAACATGCTGGAAAACACCATGGTGAAATCCACAGTGGCGGGCGTGACCGGAGCCAAGCCGACCTACTTCTTCCTCGAACGCTACATGCCAGCATACGAGGCGGAATGGGCCGCATTTGTCGAAGCTGTTGAGACAAAATCGGCGTTCCCTGTCACCCTTGAGGATGGCGTGACGGCTTTGGCAATGGCTGAGGCTGCAAATCGGTCGTTAGAGTTTGGTCGGGCGGTCTTGCTGGAGGAGGTTGCGCCAGTCTTGGCGTAACAGCGAGCGCTCGAAACAGATTTCTCCGACCGACAAAGGCCGGGGATACGAAATCCGGTACAGCCGGATGAACGCGGGGCCTCGCCCCAAATAATCAGTGGAACCTAAGGGAGGAGATCCATGAAAAAATTTGTAAAAGCTGCTCTGGCCGCGAGCGCATTGGCGTTCGCAACGCCAGTTCTGGCACAGGACATCGTTGTTGTCGCCCATGGTCAGGCCAACGATCCGTTTTGGTCAGTTGTAAAAAATGGTGCCGAACAAGCGGCCAAGGACGCCGGCGTTAACGTCGACTACCGCTCGCCGGAAACGTTTGACATGGTCGCCATGTCACAACTCATCGACGCTGCCGTAAATCAGGAACCCGCTGGTCTGATCGTGTCAATTCCCGACGCAGATGCGCTCGGGCCATCAATCCAACGGGCTGTTTCGGCTGGTATTCCGGTCATCTCGATCAACTCCGGCTCGGATGTCTCCAAGGGCCTTGGTGCCCTTTTGCATGTGGGTCAGGACGAGTTCGATGCGGGGAAATCCGCGGGTGCGAAGCTGGCTGAGATGGGTGGCAAGACAGCAATCTGTGTGAACCAAGAAGTCGGCAATGTCTCGCTTGATCTGCGCTGCGAAGGTTTCGCTGAAGGTTTTGGTGGCTCTGTGACCGTCTTGCCAACCAGCAACGATCCAGCGGAGATCGAAGCCAAGGTCGCCGCAGCTCTGTCTTCGGATACCGCTATTGACACTGTGATGGCCCTCGGTGCCTCGACTGCGGGCGAGCCTGCAGTGGCCGCAGCCAAAGCATCTGGTCGTGACGTAAACGTTGCTTCGTTCGATATGTCGGCCAGCTTCCTTCAATCCATCATTGATGGCGATGCCGCTTTTGCGATCGACCAGCAGCAGTTCTTGCAGGGCTATCTGTCCGTTAACTTCATGGCGCTGCATGCCAAATTTGGCCTGATGCCCGGCGGCAATGTTCCCTCGGGTCCGAACCTGATTACGGCTGACAAGGCTGCTCAGGTTATCGAACTGTCGGCAAAAGGCATCCGCTAACTTTGGATGGCACCAAGCACAAGAACGGAGCGGCGCAAAAGTGCCGCTCCACTTGAAAAAGGGAGGTCAGAATGAATGATACCGTCCAAAGCGCTGCGGACGAACGGCTCAAGGCCGAACCGTTATTTGCGCAATTGATCAAACGTCCGGAACTTGGGGCCGTCGCGGGCGTCATACTGGTTGTAATTTTCTTTTCCATCACCGCTGACAGCTCGATGTTCAGCCTGTCGGGTATCATAAACTTTATGACCCCCGCATCCCAGTTGGGCATTCTGGCCATTGGTGCGGCGATGTTGATGATCGGCGGGGAATTCGATCTGTCTATTGGCTCTATGGTGGCCTTTTCGGGTTTGTTTTTCGGTGTCTGTGCGGTCACATGGCACTTGCCGCTGATCGTCGCCATTCCGCTGACATTTATCTTTGCGGGCGCTGTTGGCGCGTTGAGCGGAAATCTTGTTATTCGCTCGGGTTTGCCGTCGTTTATTGTCACTCTGGGCTTTTTGTTCATCCTGCGCGGCTTGTCGCTTGTTGGGCTGAAATGGGCCACAGGTGGCTCGACACAGTTGCGCGGTGTACGTGAAGCGGTCGAAAACGATTGGCTGGCACCGGTCTTTTCCGGGGACGCCTTTCCGGGGCTGTTTGCGAAGCTTGCCGATATGGGCCTTGTGGCAACCTTCAATAATGGCACGCCAAAAGTGCCTGGCATCCCAGTCGAAATCCTCTGGTTTGTCGCTATCGCTCTGATCGCCACCTATGTGCTTTTGCGCATGCCGGTCGGAAACTGGATCTTCGCCGCTGGTGGGGACCGGACCGCGGCCTCGAACTCCGGTGTTCCGGTCAACAAGGTCAAGATTTCGTTGTTCATGCTGACCGCATGTTGTGCGGCATTGGTGGCCATCATCACCGTGATGGATGCGGGCTCCACAGACGCACGGCGCGGATTTCAAAAGGAATTTGAGGCGATTATCGCAGCAGTGGTTGGTGGGTGTTTGCTGACTGGCGGTTATGGATCGGCCATCGGCGCGTTCTTTGGGTCGATCATTTTCGGCATGGTCGTCATCGGGCTGACCTATACCAACTTCGATCAGGACTGGTTTCAGGTGTTTCTCGGTGGAATGTTGTTGATCGCCGTGATGTTCAACAATGCCATCCGCAAACGAGTGACGGGAGAGCGCTGAGATGACACAAGACACCAAGTTCCATCATGGCGACGCCACACAAAACGACAGTCCGATTGTCGAAATGAAAAACATTGAAAAGCATTTCGGGAATATCATCGCTCTTGCCGGGGTCAGCTTTGATGTTCGGCCCGGCGAATGCCACTGCCTTTTGGGTGATAACGGCGCGGGCAAGTCGACCTTCATCAAAACAATGTCGGGCGTGCACCGACCGACAAAGGGCGAAATCCTGTTTGAAGGCAAACCGTTGAATTTCGCCACCCCGCGTGACGCGATGGAGGCCGGGATTGCGACCGTGTTCCAAGATCTGGCGATGATCCCATTGATGAGCGTGACACGAAATTTTTTCATGGGACGCGAGCCAACGACAGGACGGGGGCTGATGAAGCGGTTTGACGTGGCCAAAGCCAATGAGGTGACCGTCAAAGCCATGCGTGAGATGGGCATCAACCTGCGTGGTCCCGATCAAGCCGTCGGCACGCTGTCCGGGGGTGAACGTCAGACCGTCGCCATCGCGCGTGCTGTCCACTTCGGGGCCAAGGTTCTGATCCTTGATGAGCCGACCTCGGCGTTGGGTGTACGCCAGACGTCAAATGTGCTGGCAACCATCGACAGGGTGCGCAAGCAGGGCATCGGCGTTGTCTTTATCAGCCACAATGTGCGTCATGCGCTGGCTGTTGGCGACCGGTTCACAGTGCTCAATCGAGGTAAAACCTTGGGGACAGCCAAGCGGGGAGAAATCACTCCCGAAGAGCTTCAAGACCTCATGGCGGGCGGTCAAGAAATGGCCGCACTCGAAGGGTCGCTTGGTGGCACCATCTGAACGCCTCCCGGGATGGGCTGCGTGCGCGCAGCTCATTCCCGGAGAGTTTGCCAAGCCCTTGGACAGTAAGGCGCGGAACGACCTTCCGAACGCACTCTAGGAAATTGTGTGTAAAATGTACAAAATGCCGGATAAATCGCTTGGTGTGGCCCTGATTGGCACAGGCTTTATGGGAAAGTGCCATGCGCTGGCATGGCGTCAGGTTGCGGCG comes from the Celeribacter baekdonensis genome and includes:
- a CDS encoding sugar ABC transporter substrate-binding protein, with product MKKFVKAALAASALAFATPVLAQDIVVVAHGQANDPFWSVVKNGAEQAAKDAGVNVDYRSPETFDMVAMSQLIDAAVNQEPAGLIVSIPDADALGPSIQRAVSAGIPVISINSGSDVSKGLGALLHVGQDEFDAGKSAGAKLAEMGGKTAICVNQEVGNVSLDLRCEGFAEGFGGSVTVLPTSNDPAEIEAKVAAALSSDTAIDTVMALGASTAGEPAVAAAKASGRDVNVASFDMSASFLQSIIDGDAAFAIDQQQFLQGYLSVNFMALHAKFGLMPGGNVPSGPNLITADKAAQVIELSAKGIR
- a CDS encoding LacI family DNA-binding transcriptional regulator; the encoded protein is MSQIENQKSDETVTADDVAKLAGVSRWTVNRAFKKDASISRKSREKVMGAAQTLGYVPDLLASSLASDRSNLVCLLIDDFANPHKLVMLERLTRVLRKNGLDTLLVNTFDEEDTSAALLNASQRRVDAAVLIGIQFTDRSLATALGARRVRKLIVFARSSENPDTISICCDDRAAMNEITDYIVEKGYRKPLFLAGPQSTSAHLGRKETFLKRWQEAFGATPDFISVTRYDPQLAYDQVVGYFADHSALNNVDIIVCENDALAVGAVDAIRTKLGLRVPEDIAVIGFDDIPQADSANYKLTTYRQPLSAMAEGLVDVLKGTAENEQLRHFLGKLVIRESA
- the iolG gene encoding inositol 2-dehydrogenase, whose product is MLKVGLLGAGRIATVHAKAITAHRKSTLVAVSDMIAENAKQLAANFGCEVRTTDEIIGDPTIDAVLIATSTDTHSDLIERATAAGKAVLCEKPVDLSLERARACQAAVAQSGRPVMIGFNRRFDPNFSAVKAALAGGEIGKAELLSITSFDPSPPPVSYIKVSGGLFRDMMIHDFDMATFIMGEAPVSISAVGSSIVDPEIGIAGDVDTAVVTMTYADGKIAVIKNSRRAVYGYDQRLELLGSEGLLQAQNMLENTMVKSTVAGVTGAKPTYFFLERYMPAYEAEWAAFVEAVETKSAFPVTLEDGVTALAMAEAANRSLEFGRAVLLEEVAPVLA
- a CDS encoding ATP-binding cassette domain-containing protein, which produces MTQDTKFHHGDATQNDSPIVEMKNIEKHFGNIIALAGVSFDVRPGECHCLLGDNGAGKSTFIKTMSGVHRPTKGEILFEGKPLNFATPRDAMEAGIATVFQDLAMIPLMSVTRNFFMGREPTTGRGLMKRFDVAKANEVTVKAMREMGINLRGPDQAVGTLSGGERQTVAIARAVHFGAKVLILDEPTSALGVRQTSNVLATIDRVRKQGIGVVFISHNVRHALAVGDRFTVLNRGKTLGTAKRGEITPEELQDLMAGGQEMAALEGSLGGTI
- a CDS encoding Fic family protein; translated protein: MSSDQGVHFSGSRTVFQERRLPETATLAGYGALIDAYGLSVPLPRKLSAIGNHHRVVEDEIWRILTPRHAPSADLDGHLTFALKYEGLDLAVLTTLFAATGPDAIVDIVRNKPTGSYARRIWFLYEWLTGSRLNLPDAEGGRYVPVVDPEQQFATEGENAPRYRLKNNLPGTRDFCPLVFRTPRLEEFIAMDLASRARAVIADVPRDLLARTAAFLLLKDSRSSYAIEGERPPQDRIQRWGRAIGEAGRKPLDRDELLRLQQIVIGDARFIKLGFRDEGGFVGEHDRETRMPLPDHISARHEDLPSLTDGMIAFDQGASRHSDPIVSAAILAFGFVYIHPFEDGNGRLHRYLIHHVLAERGFNPPGVVFPVSAAIFERIDEYRTVLESYSARLLPLIEWEPTEKFNVQVLNDTGNFYRFFDATPHAEFLYSCVQKTIEEDLPSETAFLRNYDAFRGQIEAIVDMPARTIDLLFRFLQQNGGTLSHRARAIEFKALTDDETARIERAYAETMMVPH
- a CDS encoding ABC transporter permease; this translates as MNDTVQSAADERLKAEPLFAQLIKRPELGAVAGVILVVIFFSITADSSMFSLSGIINFMTPASQLGILAIGAAMLMIGGEFDLSIGSMVAFSGLFFGVCAVTWHLPLIVAIPLTFIFAGAVGALSGNLVIRSGLPSFIVTLGFLFILRGLSLVGLKWATGGSTQLRGVREAVENDWLAPVFSGDAFPGLFAKLADMGLVATFNNGTPKVPGIPVEILWFVAIALIATYVLLRMPVGNWIFAAGGDRTAASNSGVPVNKVKISLFMLTACCAALVAIITVMDAGSTDARRGFQKEFEAIIAAVVGGCLLTGGYGSAIGAFFGSIIFGMVVIGLTYTNFDQDWFQVFLGGMLLIAVMFNNAIRKRVTGER